One stretch of Planococcus sp. PAMC 21323 DNA includes these proteins:
- the ctaF gene encoding cytochrome c oxidase subunit IVB — MAHDTHVHVRSQKEFEYIKKKRAEEMRGNLATFAIMIFLTLIAFTMVAAGFSVYLIVPIILLLAAIQVVLQLYYFMHMSGKGHGMVAFFMYSGMFVAFITVLTFVTIIWW, encoded by the coding sequence ATGGCACACGACACACATGTTCATGTAAGATCACAGAAAGAATTCGAATATATTAAGAAAAAAAGAGCAGAAGAAATGAGAGGTAATTTAGCAACTTTCGCAATTATGATCTTTTTAACATTAATTGCTTTTACAATGGTTGCTGCTGGATTCTCAGTTTACTTGATCGTACCAATCATTCTATTATTGGCAGCTATTCAAGTAGTTCTTCAATTGTATTACTTTATGCACATGAGTGGTAAAGGACACGGGATGGTAGCGTTCTTTATGTATTCTGGTATGTTTGTAGCTTTCATCACGGTTCTAACATTTGTTACAATCATTTGGTGGTAG
- a CDS encoding YugN family protein translates to MYFENTGLENIHVDIALLESIMNNHALTKEGQWDYERVTYDRKFIVREGTYYLRVFAYATDGDVDSNDATMRVMKPVLGKHYYPHGVEYGEDEHFPEHLIKTCIGILDSIKKEVKAFEISV, encoded by the coding sequence ATGTATTTTGAAAATACAGGACTTGAAAACATTCACGTAGATATCGCTTTACTTGAAAGCATCATGAACAACCATGCCTTGACTAAAGAAGGCCAGTGGGATTACGAGCGAGTCACTTATGATCGCAAGTTTATCGTACGCGAAGGCACTTATTATTTGCGCGTATTTGCTTATGCTACTGATGGAGATGTAGATTCAAATGATGCGACAATGCGCGTTATGAAACCAGTACTAGGTAAACACTATTATCCACATGGTGTAGAGTACGGCGAAGACGAACATTTCCCAGAACATTTGATTAAAACTTGCATCGGAATTTTGGATTCTATTAAAAAAGAAGTCAAAGCTTTCGAAATCAGCGTATAA
- a CDS encoding cytochrome (ubi)quinol oxidase subunit III codes for MDIKQKYTPQSWPDHPETATLEGKNKFIGFWLLLAAETVTFASLFATYLALKDKGPSGMEFSAAGLFELPLVFAMTMILLTSSLTSVYAMYHMKNYNFKAMQAWLGITVLLGLTFLGLEIYEFNHYVHLGFGFTNSAFSSAFYTLVGTHGAHVLFGLSWFIALMIRNSKRGLNMYNAPKFYLASLYWHFIDVVWVFIFTVVYLMGVIG; via the coding sequence ATGGACATTAAGCAAAAATATACTCCTCAATCTTGGCCTGATCATCCTGAGACGGCTACGTTGGAAGGTAAAAATAAGTTTATTGGTTTCTGGTTGCTTCTTGCTGCAGAGACAGTAACATTTGCTTCACTTTTTGCAACTTACCTTGCATTAAAAGATAAAGGACCAAGCGGCATGGAATTTTCTGCCGCTGGACTTTTTGAACTACCACTTGTTTTTGCAATGACGATGATTCTCTTAACTTCTTCATTAACTAGTGTTTATGCTATGTACCATATGAAAAACTATAATTTTAAAGCCATGCAGGCTTGGTTAGGAATTACAGTCCTATTAGGATTAACATTCCTTGGTTTAGAGATTTATGAGTTTAATCATTACGTCCACTTAGGCTTTGGTTTTACAAACAGTGCATTTAGCTCTGCGTTTTATACTTTAGTCGGGACTCATGGTGCTCACGTACTGTTTGGTCTTAGCTGGTTTATCGCATTGATGATCCGTAACTCAAAACGCGGATTGAATATGTATAATGCACCGAAATTCTATCTTGCATCTTTATACTGGCATTTTATTGACGTAGTATGGGTATTCATCTTTACTGTCGTCTATTTGATGGGAGTGATCGGATAA
- the coaD gene encoding pantetheine-phosphate adenylyltransferase, which translates to MTKIAVVPGSFDPITMGHLDIIKRASTIFDEVKVVVMNNSSKNPLFDVNERMNLIAEVTQSIPNVKVDSFSGLLIDYSVEVKANAIIRGLRAVSDFEYEMQITSMNRFLNENIETLFMISNNQYSFLSSSIVKEVAKYQGNITGLVPEAVEKALHEKFQ; encoded by the coding sequence TTGACTAAAATCGCTGTAGTTCCAGGAAGTTTTGATCCAATTACAATGGGACACCTGGATATTATTAAAAGAGCGTCCACTATTTTTGATGAAGTAAAAGTAGTTGTTATGAACAATTCTTCAAAAAATCCGTTGTTTGATGTGAACGAAAGAATGAATTTAATTGCGGAAGTGACACAATCGATTCCAAACGTCAAAGTAGATTCTTTTTCAGGATTATTAATCGATTATTCGGTTGAAGTAAAAGCAAATGCGATTATTCGTGGACTGCGAGCAGTCAGCGATTTTGAATATGAAATGCAGATTACTTCTATGAACCGTTTTTTAAATGAAAACATTGAAACTTTGTTCATGATTTCAAACAATCAATACTCTTTCCTTAGTTCAAGTATCGTAAAAGAAGTAGCGAAGTACCAAGGGAATATAACGGGGTTAGTTCCAGAAGCCGTTGAAAAAGCTCTTCATGAAAAATTTCAATAA
- a CDS encoding glycerophosphodiester phosphodiesterase has translation MGKKTKIGLAAAAVGAAAWAGSKVLANPNQRPAKEVLNYERPIVLAHRGGAKLAPENTLAAFNHSAELGVNGFEVDIRMTSDEEILVFHDEYIDRTTDGAGRVADLTLEQLRTFDLGYHFIDLDGQHSYRGKNEKVVLLRELIEKFPQMYINIDIKDAPETYEGSLVPSKLWRLIDSLGAHDRIVVTSFYDEQIDRFNLYAQNRIAIGAGENEIRKAYTAFTSQFGHLYQPRADVFQIPTKSSVFRLDSARFIAFLDNLNIPVHYWVIDEPNAMRTLIAAGAKGIITDRPDLALSLISELEV, from the coding sequence ATGGGAAAAAAGACGAAAATCGGTTTAGCAGCTGCAGCTGTTGGAGCAGCGGCTTGGGCAGGTTCTAAAGTTTTGGCAAACCCTAATCAACGTCCTGCAAAAGAAGTATTAAATTACGAACGTCCGATTGTTCTTGCACATCGAGGTGGCGCTAAATTAGCACCTGAAAATACACTTGCAGCATTTAATCATTCAGCCGAGCTCGGAGTTAATGGCTTTGAAGTTGATATTCGCATGACAAGTGACGAAGAAATTCTTGTTTTCCATGATGAATACATCGATCGCACAACAGATGGTGCAGGAAGAGTGGCTGACTTAACTCTCGAACAATTAAGAACTTTTGATCTTGGGTATCATTTTATTGATTTAGATGGCCAACATTCTTATCGTGGAAAAAACGAAAAAGTTGTATTACTGCGTGAACTAATTGAAAAGTTCCCACAAATGTATATCAATATTGATATTAAAGATGCTCCTGAAACATATGAAGGAAGTTTAGTGCCTTCAAAATTATGGCGCTTGATCGATTCACTTGGTGCACACGATCGAATAGTCGTGACTTCTTTTTATGACGAACAAATCGATCGTTTCAATTTATATGCACAAAACCGCATAGCTATTGGTGCAGGAGAAAACGAGATTAGAAAAGCTTATACAGCTTTTACTAGCCAGTTTGGTCACTTGTACCAGCCGCGTGCAGATGTATTTCAAATCCCTACTAAATCTTCTGTTTTCCGACTAGACTCGGCACGATTTATTGCGTTTTTGGACAACTTGAATATTCCTGTACATTACTGGGTTATTGATGAACCAAATGCGATGAGAACTTTAATCGCAGCTGGAGCAAAAGGTATCATTACCGATCGTCCTGATTTAGCTTTATCACTTATATCAGAATTAGAAGTTTAA
- the ctaG gene encoding cytochrome c oxidase assembly factor CtaG, translated as MPISIFGFQALWSPIYLAVLVLVTILYFLITVKWRGKFKDNQALTKKEATFFVSGMILLYIIKGSPVDLYGHILFTMHMVQMALLLLLAAPLLIMGIPTYIWRAFIVLPVVRPLFNLFTNPMLALILFGMVFSFYHIPMVFDFVKKDIWLHGLVNIILFTSALFYWWPVVNRVEGMHKFHGLKKLGYLFGLSVLVTPACAMIIFSGTPFYATYTDGEAWLQAMALCVPAGTLSQLNLSGPELFSSMSTLEDQRTGGITMKIIQELVFTAFIWMVFHEWLKNETDNADEITAKTLQDRKDMDFHRHNA; from the coding sequence ATGCCAATTAGTATCTTCGGGTTCCAGGCTCTATGGAGTCCTATTTACTTAGCAGTCCTCGTTTTGGTAACGATATTATATTTCTTAATCACTGTGAAGTGGCGTGGTAAGTTTAAAGACAATCAAGCTCTTACTAAAAAAGAAGCTACTTTTTTTGTTTCAGGCATGATTTTACTTTATATCATAAAAGGTTCACCAGTTGATTTATATGGTCATATCTTATTTACCATGCATATGGTTCAGATGGCTTTGTTGTTGCTATTAGCAGCTCCGCTGTTGATTATGGGGATTCCAACTTACATTTGGAGAGCATTTATTGTTCTTCCTGTCGTTAGACCATTATTCAACTTATTTACAAATCCCATGTTAGCTTTAATTTTGTTTGGAATGGTCTTTTCGTTTTATCACATTCCGATGGTGTTTGACTTTGTTAAAAAAGATATTTGGCTTCATGGACTTGTTAATATTATTTTGTTTACATCCGCTTTGTTTTATTGGTGGCCAGTTGTCAATCGAGTTGAGGGCATGCACAAATTCCACGGCTTAAAAAAATTAGGTTATTTGTTTGGGTTAAGTGTTTTAGTAACGCCAGCATGTGCCATGATTATATTTAGTGGAACGCCTTTTTATGCGACTTATACAGATGGAGAAGCCTGGTTGCAAGCTATGGCATTATGTGTTCCTGCTGGAACATTGTCACAATTGAATTTGTCTGGTCCGGAATTATTTTCAAGTATGTCTACGCTTGAAGATCAACGTACAGGCGGGATTACAATGAAAATTATTCAAGAGCTTGTTTTTACTGCTTTCATTTGGATGGTCTTCCATGAGTGGCTAAAAAATGAGACAGATAATGCAGATGAAATTACTGCTAAAACCTTGCAAGATCGAAAAGATATGGATTTCCACAGACACAACGCATAA
- a CDS encoding PaaI family thioesterase, translating to MNKLVEQFAHIIKQSSNEDIQILSDYLNNFEKKQQGEFSTYLSASLNMTRNLEDHSSVVSIPNTPFIHNTMAIPHGGILAVLIDTAMGTLANSKCLEGFSAVTTNLTIHYLAVADEASISAHARLIRNGRHTMVIESDILQEDGKHIATATGSFFIVPKK from the coding sequence ATGAATAAACTTGTCGAGCAATTCGCGCACATTATAAAACAAAGTAGCAATGAAGATATCCAAATTTTAAGCGATTATTTAAACAACTTCGAGAAAAAGCAGCAAGGTGAATTTTCTACCTATTTAAGCGCTAGTTTAAATATGACACGCAACTTAGAAGACCACTCTTCTGTTGTTTCTATACCGAATACTCCTTTTATCCACAATACAATGGCTATACCTCACGGTGGAATTCTTGCAGTGCTAATTGACACAGCTATGGGTACTCTGGCGAATAGCAAGTGTTTAGAGGGGTTTAGCGCTGTTACAACTAACTTGACGATACATTACTTAGCAGTGGCAGATGAAGCCTCTATAAGTGCTCATGCACGGTTAATACGCAATGGCAGACATACCATGGTCATTGAAAGTGATATTTTGCAAGAAGATGGCAAACATATAGCCACTGCTACTGGCTCATTTTTTATTGTTCCAAAAAAATAA
- a CDS encoding YlbG family protein codes for MHDRQGLIVYVHHLKQAKSLRKFGHVHFISRKLKYVVLYMDQDMIEPTKTKLNKLPYVKQVLESYRPFLKTEYENAKPDKAKEYDYKIGL; via the coding sequence ATGCATGATCGCCAAGGGCTCATTGTCTATGTGCATCATTTGAAACAAGCGAAATCGCTAAGAAAGTTCGGACATGTTCATTTTATCTCCCGAAAATTAAAATATGTGGTTCTTTATATGGACCAAGATATGATTGAACCGACTAAAACAAAATTAAATAAATTACCTTACGTCAAACAAGTACTAGAATCTTATCGCCCATTTTTAAAAACCGAATATGAAAACGCCAAGCCGGATAAAGCAAAAGAATACGATTACAAAATCGGTCTTTAA
- a CDS encoding YlbF family regulator encodes MIMTYEWAEITDFADELSQMILQSEQADLYREAHASVYNDKNLANEILAFARLKDQYEEVQRFGKYHPEYSRVMKQIRVDKRRLDLNEKVANLRLMENELQDLIDQVSFIIGRSVSEAVKIPSTNPFFSSDSSCGGSCGTGGGCSCSA; translated from the coding sequence ATGATTATGACCTACGAATGGGCTGAAATAACTGACTTTGCAGACGAGTTAAGCCAAATGATCCTACAATCAGAGCAAGCTGACCTTTATCGAGAAGCTCATGCCTCTGTCTATAACGATAAAAATCTAGCGAACGAAATTCTTGCTTTTGCCAGATTAAAAGACCAATACGAAGAAGTTCAGCGCTTTGGGAAATACCACCCTGAATATTCTCGAGTGATGAAGCAAATCCGTGTGGATAAGCGACGCTTAGATCTCAATGAAAAAGTAGCCAATCTGCGTTTAATGGAAAATGAATTACAAGATTTAATCGATCAAGTAAGTTTCATTATTGGCAGATCTGTATCTGAAGCAGTTAAAATACCGTCTACAAATCCATTTTTCTCATCAGATTCTTCATGTGGTGGAAGCTGTGGTACAGGCGGCGGTTGTTCTTGCTCCGCTTAA
- a CDS encoding DUF7147 family protein — translation MIQRFIELGEGYGDIYELRELITSNQQRFMHGFVFVSTNPQGQDVLSIAAAFKPASEGNFMPIYLCREGIPMDSKRLAVFEEIVTKLGHTPIKMEVKHSSIYADKKFYHSHLISVLRLNHYIPPMQ, via the coding sequence ATGATTCAACGTTTTATTGAGCTAGGAGAAGGGTACGGAGATATCTATGAACTCCGCGAACTTATCACAAGTAATCAACAACGCTTTATGCATGGATTTGTATTTGTTTCGACCAATCCACAAGGTCAAGATGTATTGTCAATTGCTGCGGCATTCAAACCAGCTTCAGAAGGAAACTTTATGCCGATCTATCTTTGCCGCGAAGGAATTCCAATGGATTCAAAGCGCTTAGCGGTTTTTGAGGAAATTGTCACCAAATTGGGACATACGCCAATCAAAATGGAAGTTAAGCACTCATCCATATATGCAGATAAAAAATTCTATCACAGTCATTTAATTTCAGTTTTAAGATTAAATCATTATATTCCGCCAATGCAATAA
- a CDS encoding SepM family pheromone-processing serine protease has protein sequence MKNKRLFIFLIVMALVVYLSSYQLDAYVTKPGGAYELAPLVKVVDGDEDDEGTLSLMTVSMLTATPALYVWAKLQDGYKVLQPEQVRSPHESDEEYNVRQLKLMSDSQVNALQIAFEQAELPYEINNNGVFVLSVLDGGAADDILAPGDRVLEIDGTKYTEMQQLIDYLSDKKDGETVKVLYEREEREISTEIKLAPLPTDPKRIGLGISFVEDKSIQTTPEVEIDSEKIGGPSAGLMFTLEILNQLVEEDITKGYDIAGTGTMESDGSVGRIGGIDQKIMAADSADIDIFFAPNEPVEGGGDSNYTIAVETAEKIGTDMKVIPVDTIEDALGFLEGLQPR, from the coding sequence ATGAAAAACAAACGATTATTTATTTTTCTTATCGTGATGGCACTAGTCGTTTACTTATCCTCTTATCAGCTAGATGCTTATGTGACAAAGCCAGGCGGTGCATATGAGCTAGCACCATTAGTTAAAGTGGTAGATGGAGATGAAGATGACGAAGGAACGCTTAGTTTAATGACGGTGTCGATGCTGACGGCAACACCTGCTTTATATGTCTGGGCAAAACTCCAAGATGGCTACAAAGTGTTACAACCAGAGCAGGTACGAAGTCCTCACGAAAGCGATGAAGAATACAATGTACGTCAATTAAAACTAATGTCTGATTCACAAGTAAATGCATTGCAAATAGCTTTTGAACAAGCAGAATTACCATATGAAATTAACAATAATGGCGTTTTTGTTTTAAGTGTCCTAGATGGTGGGGCAGCGGATGATATTTTAGCGCCAGGTGATCGTGTACTTGAAATCGATGGCACTAAATATACGGAGATGCAACAGTTGATTGATTACTTAAGTGATAAGAAAGATGGCGAAACGGTAAAAGTACTTTATGAAAGAGAAGAGCGAGAAATTAGTACGGAAATCAAATTAGCACCATTGCCAACCGACCCGAAGCGAATCGGCTTAGGGATTTCTTTTGTAGAAGATAAGAGCATTCAAACGACTCCTGAAGTTGAAATTGATTCGGAAAAAATTGGTGGTCCATCGGCGGGGTTGATGTTTACACTGGAAATTCTTAATCAATTGGTAGAAGAGGACATTACGAAAGGATATGACATTGCGGGCACTGGAACAATGGAAAGTGATGGTTCTGTCGGAAGAATCGGTGGAATTGACCAAAAAATCATGGCAGCCGATTCCGCAGATATCGATATTTTCTTTGCACCGAACGAACCGGTAGAAGGTGGGGGCGATAGCAATTATACAATAGCTGTCGAAACTGCAGAGAAAATCGGCACAGACATGAAAGTTATTCCTGTAGATACAATTGAAGATGCCTTAGGTTTTTTGGAAGGGCTTCAACCTCGATAA
- the rsmD gene encoding 16S rRNA (guanine(966)-N(2))-methyltransferase RsmD produces the protein MRVVAGSVKGIPLKAVPGNSTRPTTDKVKESIFNMIGPFFDGGYAIDLFAGSGGLGIEALSRGIDHVIFTDKDKRAVETIQANLEKVRLTDRAEVHRADAERAVKAIKKNGIQARLLFLDPPYHMKKSYDLMDKAGDLDIVTKDAIVVCEHDRNVDLPDRTKYFERYKKELYGSTIISIYRYQGEEGEHID, from the coding sequence ATGCGAGTAGTAGCGGGCTCTGTAAAAGGAATACCCTTGAAAGCGGTACCTGGCAATTCGACCAGACCTACAACTGATAAAGTAAAAGAGTCTATTTTCAATATGATTGGCCCTTTTTTTGATGGTGGGTATGCAATAGATTTATTTGCTGGAAGTGGGGGACTTGGCATTGAAGCGCTAAGTCGTGGAATAGACCATGTCATTTTCACCGATAAAGACAAACGTGCTGTTGAAACAATCCAAGCTAATCTTGAAAAAGTTCGTTTAACTGATCGTGCTGAAGTCCACCGGGCAGATGCAGAGCGTGCAGTTAAAGCAATTAAGAAAAACGGTATTCAAGCAAGGTTATTATTTTTAGATCCCCCTTATCATATGAAAAAGTCTTATGACCTGATGGACAAAGCTGGAGATTTAGACATTGTAACTAAAGATGCAATAGTTGTTTGTGAACATGATCGGAATGTTGATTTACCAGACCGCACTAAGTATTTCGAACGCTATAAAAAAGAACTTTATGGAAGCACAATTATTTCAATTTACCGTTACCAAGGGGAAGAGGGAGAACATATTGACTAA
- the ytvI gene encoding sporulation integral membrane protein YtvI has product MKWLTKKTVTIAIIIAVLILISVYILPVSIPLIVALITAIFLEPFVNFIHKRFKWHRKSAVISVFILFLLVVSALLYWIVTQLIGRIIQFTKMVPEYTNSLSVMWDEFQRFFFRSTQDMPVEVVSSFETELVSFMEGIRNWVLSIINYDTVSNLLTGIPSFLVSFIVFLIALFLFMLDLPDLKTLLFKRLKDSTAEKVRFMFARLNKVIFGFLKAQFLVSCIIFIVSLITLAFIVPEYALVMSLVIWVVDFIPILGSIIVLTPWFAYEFITGDVVFGTQLAILALVLLIIRRTVEPKVMGTQIGLSPLATLIAMFIGLQLLGFLGFFIGPLIVILFTSAREAGMIKIDFKV; this is encoded by the coding sequence GTGAAGTGGTTAACGAAAAAAACAGTAACGATTGCTATCATAATAGCCGTTTTAATCTTAATATCAGTATACATATTACCTGTATCGATTCCATTGATAGTTGCATTAATTACCGCTATCTTTTTGGAACCTTTTGTAAATTTCATACATAAAAGATTCAAATGGCATAGAAAGTCTGCTGTTATATCCGTGTTTATTTTATTTTTATTAGTTGTATCAGCCTTGTTGTATTGGATTGTCACACAATTAATAGGGAGAATTATACAATTCACGAAAATGGTACCGGAATATACGAATTCACTTTCTGTCATGTGGGATGAATTCCAACGATTTTTCTTTCGCTCAACACAAGATATGCCTGTCGAAGTCGTATCCTCATTTGAAACAGAATTAGTTAGTTTTATGGAAGGCATACGGAATTGGGTCTTATCCATTATAAATTACGATACCGTTTCAAATTTATTGACCGGCATTCCTTCGTTTCTTGTAAGCTTTATCGTCTTTTTAATTGCATTGTTCTTATTTATGCTCGATTTACCAGATCTAAAAACTTTGCTTTTTAAACGTTTAAAAGATTCAACTGCTGAGAAAGTTCGTTTTATGTTTGCTCGCTTAAATAAAGTGATCTTTGGTTTCTTAAAAGCACAATTTCTTGTTAGTTGTATTATTTTTATTGTTTCACTTATAACTTTAGCTTTTATTGTTCCAGAATATGCATTGGTTATGTCACTTGTCATTTGGGTTGTCGATTTTATTCCTATTCTAGGCTCGATCATCGTTTTAACGCCATGGTTTGCTTACGAATTTATCACAGGTGATGTTGTGTTTGGAACACAATTGGCAATCTTAGCACTTGTTCTGTTAATTATTAGACGAACAGTGGAACCTAAAGTGATGGGTACACAGATTGGTCTATCTCCTTTAGCGACTTTAATCGCTATGTTCATTGGTCTTCAACTTCTTGGATTCCTCGGGTTCTTTATTGGACCTTTAATTGTGATTCTTTTCACTTCAGCACGTGAAGCAGGTATGATAAAAATAGATTTTAAAGTATAA
- a CDS encoding CAP domain-containing protein encodes MKDLLRIMIFLSIVLIGLFYLDPSVNENDILEAPRTAEPMPSDQITDESLNVDRPSTGISSYIGKSSDKWIEQYGKPDRIESSAYGYDWWVYNASYAQYTMAGIKDGNVVQAYTTGTAVDVTPYKIGQTLDELYRFTILENEVTVKYEDSIYTFNVTAEDMDKRILVKFDDVYAQLYIDSIDRVLEAVRFMDTETLVRHLPYDMMFSGELLPVQTPSSIMQQSIDEANARQVIDLVNIYRLKHGARPLTYNPQISAVAEANSEDMAKQNFTSEEIEFKDLHARLQESDISFKQAAVNTAARYYDPAETVHGWINSEAHRNTLLSDEYDQTGVGVFGKYYTQIFLEEKPVIASEQ; translated from the coding sequence TTGAAAGACTTATTGCGTATTATGATATTTCTATCGATAGTTCTTATCGGTTTATTTTACTTAGATCCATCAGTTAATGAAAACGATATTCTAGAAGCTCCGCGAACAGCAGAGCCAATGCCTAGTGATCAAATAACCGATGAATCGTTAAATGTGGATCGCCCATCTACAGGAATATCAAGTTATATAGGTAAATCAAGTGACAAATGGATCGAGCAGTACGGAAAACCTGACCGGATAGAATCATCAGCGTACGGCTATGATTGGTGGGTTTATAATGCTAGTTATGCCCAGTATACAATGGCTGGGATTAAAGACGGTAACGTCGTTCAAGCTTATACAACAGGTACTGCTGTTGACGTTACACCCTATAAAATTGGCCAGACCCTCGACGAACTGTATAGATTTACAATTTTAGAAAATGAAGTAACGGTTAAATACGAAGATAGTATTTATACATTTAATGTTACTGCCGAAGATATGGATAAACGTATTTTAGTGAAGTTTGATGATGTTTATGCGCAGTTATATATTGATTCTATTGATCGTGTTTTAGAGGCAGTCCGTTTTATGGATACAGAAACCTTGGTTAGACATTTGCCATACGACATGATGTTTTCTGGAGAATTGCTTCCGGTTCAAACACCTTCATCAATCATGCAACAATCTATAGATGAAGCAAACGCTAGACAAGTAATAGATCTCGTTAATATATATCGCCTAAAACATGGAGCAAGACCGCTAACTTATAATCCACAAATAAGTGCGGTAGCAGAGGCTAACAGTGAAGACATGGCAAAGCAAAATTTCACTTCAGAAGAAATAGAGTTTAAAGACTTGCACGCACGTTTACAAGAAAGTGATATTAGTTTTAAACAGGCAGCTGTAAATACGGCTGCACGTTATTACGACCCGGCAGAAACAGTTCATGGCTGGATTAATTCAGAGGCTCATCGAAATACCCTTCTTAGTGACGAATACGATCAAACAGGTGTTGGGGTATTTGGTAAATACTATACTCAAATTTTTCTGGAAGAAAAACCTGTTATTGCCTCTGAGCAATAA
- a CDS encoding DUF420 domain-containing protein — protein MNLPLLPTISTFFIVLSAILVAIGWNLVRRRKIEAHKKVMVAAGAAALTFFIIYMSRTIFIGNTAFGGPDELKIFYTVFLIFHITLATTGGIMGLITIYWGWKNQLAKHRKIGPITSVVWFSTAITGVMVYLLLYVFYEGGHTTSVFKAILGG, from the coding sequence ATGAATTTGCCGCTATTGCCAACGATTAGTACATTTTTTATTGTATTAAGCGCAATTTTAGTAGCGATTGGCTGGAATTTAGTTCGTCGTCGTAAAATTGAAGCTCATAAGAAAGTAATGGTAGCAGCGGGTGCTGCTGCATTAACTTTCTTTATCATATACATGTCTCGAACAATATTCATTGGAAATACCGCATTTGGTGGCCCTGATGAGTTAAAAATTTTTTATACGGTATTTCTAATATTCCATATCACTTTGGCGACTACAGGTGGCATCATGGGCTTGATTACGATCTATTGGGGTTGGAAAAATCAATTAGCCAAACATCGTAAAATTGGACCAATCACGAGTGTCGTGTGGTTTTCTACAGCGATAACAGGAGTTATGGTTTATTTATTGCTTTATGTATTTTACGAAGGTGGCCACACTACTTCAGTGTTTAAAGCTATTTTAGGTGGATAG